A genomic segment from Lignipirellula cremea encodes:
- a CDS encoding 3-isopropylmalate dehydrogenase → MTTYQIAIFPGDGIGIEVTEQAVRVLEELEQHAAYSWAWNYLPWGAEHHRQTGQVAPSDFLEVLRPVDAILLGAVGWPETLPDHVTLEPLVRIRQAFDQYACVRPARLFPGVKSVLAGKGPEDIDLVVVRENSEGEYVNNGGRFKQGQPDEVALQTAVHTRRGVERIMRYGFELARRRRHRLTMITKSNAMRYSYVLWDDILDELAPQYADVETDRQHCDAAVMNFVRRPEHFDVVVASNLFGDLLTDLGGIISGGLGLAPSTNTNPERTYPSMFEPVHGSAPDIAGQGIANPIAAILSAALMLDHLGEAADAERIRTAVARTLSDGAQTPDLGGSLTTEQMGTEVIRRLQE, encoded by the coding sequence ATGACGACCTACCAGATTGCTATTTTCCCCGGCGACGGCATCGGCATTGAAGTTACCGAGCAGGCCGTGCGCGTGCTGGAAGAACTCGAGCAGCACGCAGCCTACTCCTGGGCCTGGAACTATCTGCCCTGGGGGGCCGAGCATCATCGGCAAACGGGCCAGGTGGCCCCGAGCGATTTTCTGGAGGTCCTCCGCCCGGTCGACGCCATCCTGCTGGGTGCGGTCGGCTGGCCGGAAACGCTGCCCGACCATGTCACGCTGGAGCCGCTGGTGCGGATTCGCCAGGCTTTCGACCAGTACGCCTGCGTGCGTCCCGCGCGGCTGTTCCCCGGTGTAAAAAGCGTGCTGGCCGGGAAAGGGCCCGAAGACATCGATCTGGTCGTGGTTCGCGAGAACTCCGAAGGGGAGTACGTCAACAACGGCGGCCGTTTCAAACAGGGACAGCCGGACGAAGTCGCCCTGCAGACCGCCGTGCATACCCGCCGCGGCGTGGAACGGATCATGCGTTACGGCTTTGAGCTGGCTCGCCGGCGCCGGCATCGGCTGACGATGATCACCAAGAGCAACGCCATGCGGTACAGCTATGTGCTGTGGGACGACATCCTCGACGAGCTGGCCCCGCAATACGCCGATGTGGAAACCGACCGGCAGCACTGCGATGCGGCCGTGATGAACTTCGTGCGGCGGCCCGAGCACTTCGACGTGGTCGTCGCCTCCAACCTGTTTGGCGACCTGCTGACCGACCTGGGCGGCATCATCTCCGGCGGCCTGGGCCTGGCGCCCAGCACCAACACCAACCCGGAACGGACGTATCCTTCCATGTTTGAACCGGTGCACGGTTCCGCGCCGGATATCGCCGGGCAAGGGATCGCCAACCCGATCGCCGCGATCTTAAGCGCCGCCCTGATGCTCGATCACCTGGGCGAAGCAGCCGACGCCGAACGGATCCGCACTGCCGTCGCCCGCACCCTGAGCGACGGCGCCCAGACGCCCGACCTCGGCGGCTCCCTCACCACGGAACAAATGGGGACCGAAGTGATCCGTCGCCTGCAGGAATAG
- a CDS encoding ABC transporter ATP-binding protein: MIELIDFGKDYGEFTAVECLNLTIGAGEVFGFIGPNGAGKSTSIRFLATLLKATRGEGKVNGFSVTTDPMNVRRSVGYMPDNFGVYDGMKVWEFLDFFAVAYQIGKAQRKQVIGDVLELLDLTHKRDDFVNGLSRGMKQRLCLAKTLVHDPPVLILDEPASGLDPRARVEVKALLKELRRMGKTILISSHILTELADCCTSIGIIERGQLLMHGPIDDVYRRIRGNRMIEIKFTASMDAGLSIVRSSPAYRDMQVEQNRALVELETDDAGVAQLLQQLMHQQVGIRSFAEKDPTLEDVFMMVTKGLVS; this comes from the coding sequence ATGATCGAATTGATCGACTTTGGCAAGGACTACGGCGAATTCACCGCGGTCGAATGCCTGAACCTGACCATTGGCGCCGGCGAGGTGTTTGGCTTTATCGGCCCCAACGGCGCCGGTAAAAGCACCAGTATCCGCTTCCTGGCCACCCTGCTCAAAGCGACCCGCGGAGAAGGGAAAGTCAACGGTTTCTCCGTCACCACCGACCCGATGAACGTCCGCCGCAGCGTCGGCTACATGCCGGATAACTTCGGCGTGTATGACGGCATGAAGGTCTGGGAGTTCCTCGATTTCTTCGCCGTGGCGTACCAGATTGGCAAGGCCCAGCGGAAGCAGGTCATTGGCGACGTACTGGAGCTGCTCGACCTGACCCACAAAAGAGACGACTTCGTCAACGGCCTGTCCCGCGGGATGAAGCAGCGGCTCTGCCTGGCCAAAACGCTGGTGCACGATCCGCCTGTGCTGATCCTCGATGAACCGGCCAGCGGCCTGGATCCGCGGGCCCGGGTCGAGGTCAAAGCGCTGCTGAAAGAGCTGCGTCGGATGGGGAAAACGATTCTGATTTCCAGCCATATCCTGACGGAGCTGGCCGATTGTTGCACATCGATCGGGATTATCGAACGGGGCCAGCTGCTGATGCACGGACCGATCGACGACGTCTACCGCCGCATCCGCGGGAACCGGATGATTGAGATCAAATTCACCGCCAGCATGGACGCCGGCCTGTCGATTGTACGCAGCTCGCCCGCCTATCGCGACATGCAAGTCGAGCAGAACCGGGCGCTGGTCGAACTGGAAACCGACGACGCCGGCGTGGCCCAGCTGCTGCAGCAGTTAATGCACCAGCAGGTCGGCATTCGCAGTTTCGCCGAGAAAGACCCCACCCTGGAAGATGTCTTCATGATGGTCACCAAAGGGCTGGTCAGCTGA
- a CDS encoding ABC transporter permease subunit, which translates to MWTYIVRRLLLMIPTLFGITIVTFSVMQLAPGDPMLQNYEQQGASGQGQTRESYVLQMRDLKLDKPQLLNFRHYYNYTDELRQAAFIFSREPGDWQPFLTDVAEHPDKPENAAFLKFVRGLQVKNLDRSLENEDERASLGRKISDYAQSYLEKQGSYAVSQAMELLQSDELTPRLQIGLIKTLNMLVVEANKATYSSPPLDEETPSVQRIWRLWWSREEANFPPLDDNRQSVLEQKWAAILDPPAGANQLKLYRGIKKTDIPFFYGKLESADTTLAEKVAAAKVLKLLSPQPLQFTVRNGADATTLDEVEANWAAYYQSESDRYNPSAFASAIAIVGDTQYAHMLWRLVTFRFGRSALKTREPVSEKIWKAFLVSAPLMLASQLVIYLIAVPLGVTCAVNRDNMVDRGISLTLFLLYSVPPYVAGMMFLLFFCYNVFLNIFPMERLHSQGAENLGYWAYFLDYLWHATLPVACLSMFSMAGIAMYARTSLLDVLGQDFIRTARAKGVSSFKVVYVHAFRNSLIPILTLFSSILPAMLGGSVLIEYLFSVPGMGRLVWESIDNKDYPTMMALVYVQAIVVLFSILLTDLLYVVADPRISFGSRGK; encoded by the coding sequence GTGTGGACTTACATTGTTCGCCGACTGCTGCTCATGATCCCGACGCTCTTCGGGATTACGATCGTTACGTTCAGCGTCATGCAACTGGCGCCGGGCGATCCGATGCTGCAGAACTATGAGCAGCAAGGCGCCAGCGGCCAGGGGCAAACGCGCGAGTCGTACGTGCTGCAGATGCGCGACCTGAAACTTGATAAACCGCAGCTGCTGAACTTTCGCCACTACTACAACTACACCGACGAACTGCGGCAGGCCGCCTTCATTTTCAGTCGCGAACCAGGCGACTGGCAACCGTTTCTGACCGATGTGGCGGAACACCCTGACAAGCCCGAGAACGCCGCTTTCTTGAAATTCGTTCGCGGCCTGCAGGTCAAAAATCTGGACCGCAGTCTGGAGAACGAAGACGAAAGGGCCTCGCTCGGGCGGAAGATTTCCGACTACGCCCAGTCTTACCTCGAAAAGCAGGGCTCCTACGCCGTGTCCCAGGCGATGGAGTTACTGCAGTCCGACGAACTCACTCCGCGGCTGCAGATCGGGCTGATCAAAACGCTGAACATGCTGGTCGTCGAAGCCAACAAGGCGACCTATTCCTCGCCTCCGCTGGACGAAGAAACTCCGTCGGTGCAGCGGATCTGGCGCTTGTGGTGGAGTCGCGAAGAGGCGAACTTCCCTCCTCTCGATGACAATCGGCAGTCCGTGCTGGAACAAAAGTGGGCCGCCATTCTCGATCCGCCGGCCGGCGCCAATCAGCTCAAACTTTATCGTGGCATCAAAAAAACCGACATCCCCTTCTTTTACGGGAAGCTGGAGTCGGCAGACACCACCCTGGCCGAGAAAGTCGCCGCGGCCAAAGTCCTCAAGCTGCTCTCGCCGCAACCGCTACAATTTACGGTCCGCAACGGCGCCGATGCAACCACGCTCGACGAAGTCGAAGCCAACTGGGCCGCTTACTACCAAAGCGAATCCGACCGCTATAACCCGTCCGCCTTCGCCAGCGCGATCGCCATCGTGGGCGACACGCAGTATGCCCACATGCTGTGGCGCCTGGTCACTTTCCGCTTCGGCCGCAGCGCTTTGAAAACGCGAGAACCGGTCAGCGAAAAAATCTGGAAGGCGTTCCTGGTCTCGGCTCCGTTGATGCTCGCTTCGCAACTGGTGATCTATCTGATCGCCGTGCCGCTGGGCGTTACCTGCGCCGTTAATCGAGATAACATGGTGGATCGCGGCATCTCGCTGACCCTGTTTTTGCTCTACTCCGTGCCGCCGTATGTGGCCGGCATGATGTTCCTGCTGTTCTTCTGCTACAACGTCTTTCTGAACATTTTTCCCATGGAACGGCTGCATAGCCAGGGCGCCGAGAACCTGGGCTATTGGGCCTATTTTCTGGACTACCTGTGGCACGCTACGCTGCCGGTGGCGTGCCTGTCGATGTTCAGTATGGCCGGCATCGCCATGTACGCCCGCACCAGCCTGCTGGATGTGCTGGGTCAAGATTTTATCCGCACCGCCCGGGCCAAGGGGGTCTCCAGTTTCAAAGTGGTGTATGTGCATGCCTTTCGGAATTCGTTGATTCCGATTCTTACTTTATTTTCCAGCATTCTGCCTGCCATGCTCGGCGGGAGCGTGCTCATCGAGTACCTGTTTAGCGTGCCCGGCATGGGTCGTTTGGTCTGGGAATCGATCGACAACAAGGATTATCCCACGATGATGGCGCTGGTCTATGTCCAAGCGATCGTCGTGCTGTTTTCTATTTTGTTGACCGACCTCCTGTATGTGGTGGCCGACCCGCGCATCAGCTTTGGCTCGCGAGGAAAGTAA
- a CDS encoding ABC transporter permease, translating to MSHSELTPQAVDTKTAPTVSPVDAPPPGEAYLDIVWRQFRRNKPALISLYILPSLFLIAIFAPAIASWHPIIYYDGHLSELSRNWRAVWTLEDSQGEPRIRLRVNGLTSKQTTGEEAVITSADDKYVLRRASGENSDNAIYFSSDAKLIQSLQKVEIQPLQLSVTIDDKPYQEPVGTTIYPWWHAIFNPPETVDYFFNMAMIGFFPWLLGSLVWGWRQRQRRASTRNTILQSLGAYAVLIVLLCLVFAIPGAAPHNAYKTRTFVNEDFKDPLQHGVYVLIPFNPINDDDTLSRRKPPGYSKPADEARDSNDTAVHLLGTDPVGADVMTRMLYGTRVALTVGFVAVSLYLTIGVIVGAIAGYFGGWVDILISRLIEVMMVFPAFFLILTLVALIGPNIYVIMSVIGITGWPHIARLTRGEVLKQREIDYTAASRALGASHWRILFRHILPNALSPALVSAPFGIAGAIVTESGLSLLGFGLRPPAPSWGSILNAASKDYSLWWMIVFPSLAIFVTVTVFNLVGSGLRDAMDPRLRV from the coding sequence ATGTCGCACTCCGAGCTTACTCCGCAAGCGGTCGATACCAAAACCGCTCCGACGGTTTCGCCTGTCGATGCTCCCCCGCCGGGCGAGGCGTACCTGGATATCGTGTGGCGCCAGTTCCGCCGGAACAAACCGGCGCTGATCTCGCTGTACATTCTGCCATCGCTGTTCCTGATTGCCATTTTCGCCCCGGCCATCGCCTCCTGGCATCCGATCATTTACTACGACGGCCACCTGAGCGAGTTGTCCCGCAACTGGCGCGCCGTCTGGACGCTCGAGGACTCCCAGGGCGAACCTCGCATCCGCCTGAGAGTGAACGGCCTGACCAGCAAACAGACTACTGGCGAGGAAGCCGTCATCACCAGCGCCGATGACAAGTACGTCCTGCGCCGGGCGTCAGGCGAAAACAGCGACAACGCCATCTACTTCTCCAGCGATGCAAAGCTGATCCAGTCGCTCCAGAAAGTAGAAATCCAACCGCTGCAGCTGTCCGTCACCATCGACGACAAGCCGTACCAGGAACCGGTTGGGACCACCATTTACCCCTGGTGGCATGCGATCTTCAACCCGCCGGAAACGGTCGACTACTTCTTCAACATGGCGATGATCGGCTTCTTTCCCTGGCTGCTGGGATCGCTGGTCTGGGGCTGGCGGCAACGCCAAAGGCGCGCCTCGACCCGGAACACCATTCTGCAGTCGCTGGGAGCCTACGCAGTGCTGATCGTTCTGCTCTGCCTGGTGTTCGCCATTCCCGGCGCGGCGCCGCACAACGCTTACAAGACGCGTACGTTCGTCAACGAGGACTTTAAAGACCCGCTGCAGCACGGCGTGTATGTGCTGATTCCCTTCAATCCCATTAACGACGACGACACACTGTCCCGGCGGAAACCGCCCGGCTATTCCAAGCCGGCGGACGAGGCCCGCGACAGCAACGACACGGCCGTGCACCTGCTGGGGACCGACCCGGTGGGAGCCGACGTCATGACCCGCATGCTGTACGGCACACGGGTGGCGTTGACCGTTGGCTTTGTGGCTGTCTCCTTGTATCTGACAATCGGCGTGATCGTCGGGGCGATCGCCGGTTACTTCGGCGGCTGGGTCGACATTTTGATCTCCCGACTGATCGAAGTGATGATGGTGTTCCCCGCCTTCTTTTTGATCCTCACGCTGGTCGCCCTGATTGGTCCGAACATTTATGTGATCATGTCGGTGATCGGCATCACTGGTTGGCCGCATATCGCCCGACTCACCCGCGGCGAAGTGCTTAAACAGCGGGAGATTGATTACACCGCCGCCAGCCGCGCCCTGGGCGCCTCGCACTGGCGGATCCTGTTCCGTCATATCCTGCCCAACGCGCTGTCGCCCGCACTGGTATCCGCTCCGTTCGGAATTGCCGGCGCCATTGTGACGGAATCGGGCCTGAGCCTGCTGGGCTTTGGACTCCGCCCGCCGGCTCCCAGCTGGGGCTCCATCCTGAATGCCGCCAGCAAGGATTACAGCCTGTGGTGGATGATTGTGTTCCCATCGCTGGCGATCTTTGTCACGGTCACGGTGTTCAACCTGGTCGGCAGCGGCCTCCGCGACGCGATGGATCCCCGACTGCGCGTTTAA
- a CDS encoding ABC transporter ATP-binding protein, whose amino-acid sequence MTLLDIDNLCTYFHTEDAVVKAVDDISFAVEEGSTLGIVGESGSGKSVTSLSVMRLLANTGQIESGKIVFLGKDLVHLPEPDMRKIRGKEISMIFQEPMTSLNPVFTVGAQVMEAIRLHQKATKEEARQRTIELFREVGLPEPELRVNYYPHQMSGGQKQRVMIAMALSCNPKLLIADEPTTALDVTIQAQILDILRELRDQRGMSVLFITHDLGVIAEIADHVAVMFKGKIVEYGDVLDIFSKPQHPYTKGLLACRPRLDTKFKRLPTVADYMKTRKENGQIEVIEKTIGEEQMQKFLHDGRGRYLHPKSELAAMGHPWEEDGHASDATTVAEGEQPLLEVKNLKVYFPVRKGLLLRKVGDVKAVDDISFKVYKGQTLGLVGESGCGKTTTGRAILRLVDITEGDVFYQGEDLAKKSRRELRDLRRQMQIIFQDPYGSMNPRMTIESALIEPMSIHRIGSSRQDRRDRAVALLEEVGMAAEHLRRYPHEFSGGQRQRICIARALTVEPDFIICDESVSALDVSVQAQVLNLLNDLQTRRGLTYIFISHDLSVVKFMADMMAVMNAGKIVEFGPSETIYALPKQAYTRKLIEATPKDSLDHIRMLKERRLEARKKREHDSLKKATGSR is encoded by the coding sequence ATGACACTGCTCGACATCGACAACCTGTGCACCTACTTCCACACCGAAGACGCAGTGGTCAAGGCGGTCGACGATATCTCCTTCGCCGTTGAAGAAGGCTCCACGCTGGGCATCGTCGGCGAATCGGGATCGGGCAAAAGCGTCACCTCGCTGTCGGTCATGCGGCTGCTGGCCAACACCGGGCAGATTGAATCCGGCAAGATCGTCTTCCTGGGGAAAGATCTCGTCCACCTGCCCGAACCCGACATGCGGAAGATTCGCGGCAAAGAGATCAGCATGATCTTCCAGGAGCCGATGACCTCGCTCAACCCGGTCTTCACCGTCGGCGCCCAGGTGATGGAAGCGATTCGCCTGCACCAGAAGGCCACGAAGGAAGAAGCCCGGCAGCGCACCATTGAACTCTTCCGCGAAGTCGGCCTGCCGGAACCGGAACTGCGCGTCAACTATTACCCGCATCAAATGTCGGGCGGCCAGAAACAGCGCGTCATGATCGCCATGGCCCTGTCGTGCAATCCCAAACTGCTCATCGCCGACGAACCGACGACCGCGCTCGATGTCACCATCCAGGCGCAGATCCTCGACATCCTGCGCGAACTGCGCGACCAGCGCGGCATGTCGGTCCTGTTCATCACCCACGACCTGGGCGTAATCGCCGAAATCGCCGACCATGTGGCGGTCATGTTCAAAGGGAAGATCGTCGAGTACGGCGACGTCCTGGATATTTTCAGCAAACCGCAGCACCCGTATACGAAGGGGCTGCTGGCCTGCCGGCCGCGGCTGGATACCAAATTCAAGCGACTGCCGACCGTCGCCGACTACATGAAGACCCGGAAAGAAAACGGCCAGATCGAGGTCATTGAAAAAACGATCGGCGAGGAACAAATGCAAAAGTTCCTCCACGACGGACGCGGACGCTATCTGCACCCCAAGTCTGAACTGGCCGCGATGGGCCACCCCTGGGAAGAAGACGGCCACGCTTCCGACGCCACGACCGTCGCCGAAGGGGAACAGCCGCTGCTGGAAGTGAAGAACCTGAAGGTTTACTTCCCCGTGCGGAAAGGGCTTCTCCTCCGCAAAGTGGGCGATGTCAAAGCGGTCGACGATATCAGCTTCAAAGTCTACAAAGGGCAAACGCTGGGACTGGTCGGCGAGTCGGGCTGCGGCAAAACGACCACCGGGCGGGCCATTCTGCGACTGGTCGATATTACCGAGGGCGACGTCTTCTACCAGGGCGAAGACCTGGCAAAGAAAAGTCGCCGGGAACTCCGCGACCTGCGGCGGCAGATGCAGATCATCTTCCAGGATCCGTACGGCTCCATGAACCCCCGCATGACGATCGAATCTGCTTTGATCGAACCGATGTCGATCCACCGCATCGGCTCCAGTCGCCAGGATCGCCGGGACCGGGCCGTCGCCCTGCTGGAAGAAGTCGGCATGGCGGCCGAACATCTGCGGCGGTACCCGCACGAATTTTCCGGCGGCCAGCGGCAGCGTATCTGTATCGCCAGAGCGCTGACGGTGGAACCCGACTTCATCATTTGCGACGAGTCCGTCTCCGCTCTCGATGTGTCCGTCCAGGCGCAAGTGCTCAACCTGCTCAACGACCTGCAGACCCGCCGGGGGCTGACCTACATTTTCATCAGCCACGATCTCAGTGTGGTCAAATTCATGGCCGACATGATGGCCGTGATGAACGCGGGAAAAATTGTCGAATTCGGCCCTTCGGAAACGATCTACGCCTTGCCCAAACAGGCATATACGCGGAAACTGATCGAAGCCACGCCGAAGGACAGCCTCGACCACATCCGCATGCTGAAGGAACGTCGACTTGAGGCTCGAAAGAAACGCGAACACGACAGCCTGAAAAAGGCGACCGGTTCACGATAA
- a CDS encoding ABC transporter substrate-binding protein — MFSRMTLVARTFAVLAAATMLITGIGCGGNSGSGTGSTTPTPGGSTASSSSGTDTPAGTETSTGAATSDTTAEAPPESKYKIHETDVLLLSYPDDPNTINLLTSNDSVSTAFQRFVYETFATQDMSDPKVWEPRLAESWEFDEENLEYTFHLRKGVLWHPITYPDGTVVKDVEFTAADVEFSFDCLMNKFVEAAPLRSYYTDPDPETGEQIPRITMTVVDDYTVKVKWAKPYMMADEFTLGSLPILPQHVYSLDEGRQLISLDFTSKEFGDAFNQHWANLTMCGTGPLIFGTWDKGEQVTLRRNDQYWGDEFPFSEVVYQYITNEETLRQKGLQGKLDWTSFRQVDHYVAAKEHPNVKDGKVKLVDYPTTGYRFMGYNQEREIFRDKKVRWAMSHATPVDQIIRDIYQGYAQRVTGPFAPSSPFYDKSLQPVEFNIEKAKQLMREAGWEDTNANGVVDKEINGKRVEFEFDLMIFADSQTYASIGQLIQSEFRKIGIKVQITPAKWALMLEKLNAKEFDATILGWAANWRSDPYQIWHGSQADVEKSSNNIGYRNPKVDKLIEELQVTVNEKKQIELYQQIHQLIYEDQPYTFLYSDDGLAAYDGRLEDVRTYEGLRPFIDMSEWRSSQPRLSTGE, encoded by the coding sequence ATGTTCAGCCGCATGACGTTAGTCGCCCGGACGTTCGCCGTCCTGGCCGCCGCGACGATGCTAATCACAGGCATCGGTTGCGGAGGAAATTCCGGCTCCGGTACCGGCAGCACGACTCCCACTCCCGGCGGAAGCACCGCATCCTCCAGCAGCGGAACGGACACTCCCGCTGGCACAGAGACCAGCACTGGCGCCGCGACTTCTGACACTACGGCCGAAGCGCCTCCCGAATCCAAGTACAAGATCCACGAAACCGACGTGCTGCTGTTGTCGTATCCCGACGACCCCAACACGATCAACCTGCTCACTTCCAATGATAGCGTCAGCACCGCGTTCCAGCGTTTCGTCTACGAAACGTTCGCCACGCAGGATATGTCGGATCCTAAAGTCTGGGAGCCGCGGCTGGCGGAAAGCTGGGAGTTTGACGAGGAGAACCTGGAGTACACTTTTCATCTGCGCAAGGGCGTGCTCTGGCATCCGATTACCTATCCCGATGGCACGGTCGTCAAGGATGTCGAGTTCACCGCCGCCGACGTAGAGTTCTCGTTCGACTGCCTGATGAACAAATTCGTCGAGGCGGCCCCGCTGCGCAGCTACTACACGGATCCCGACCCGGAAACGGGCGAGCAGATTCCGCGCATCACCATGACGGTCGTCGACGACTACACCGTCAAGGTGAAGTGGGCCAAGCCGTACATGATGGCCGACGAATTCACCCTGGGCAGTCTGCCCATTCTGCCCCAGCATGTTTACTCGCTGGATGAGGGACGGCAGCTGATCTCGCTCGATTTCACTTCCAAGGAATTCGGCGACGCCTTTAACCAGCACTGGGCCAACCTCACCATGTGCGGCACCGGGCCGTTGATCTTTGGAACGTGGGACAAGGGCGAGCAGGTCACGTTGCGCCGTAACGACCAGTACTGGGGCGACGAGTTCCCCTTCTCCGAAGTCGTTTATCAGTACATCACCAATGAAGAAACGCTCCGTCAAAAAGGCCTGCAGGGGAAACTCGACTGGACCAGCTTCCGCCAGGTCGATCACTATGTGGCGGCTAAGGAGCATCCCAACGTCAAGGACGGCAAGGTCAAGCTGGTCGACTACCCAACCACCGGTTACCGTTTCATGGGGTACAACCAGGAGCGGGAAATCTTCCGCGATAAAAAAGTCCGCTGGGCGATGAGCCACGCCACGCCGGTCGACCAGATCATTCGCGACATTTACCAGGGCTACGCCCAGCGCGTCACTGGTCCCTTCGCTCCTTCCAGCCCGTTTTACGACAAGAGCCTGCAGCCGGTCGAATTCAATATTGAAAAAGCCAAACAGCTGATGCGCGAAGCCGGCTGGGAAGACACCAATGCAAACGGCGTTGTCGATAAAGAGATCAATGGCAAACGGGTGGAATTTGAATTCGACCTGATGATCTTCGCCGACAGCCAGACGTACGCCAGCATCGGCCAGCTGATCCAGTCCGAGTTCCGTAAGATCGGCATCAAGGTGCAAATCACTCCCGCCAAATGGGCGCTGATGCTGGAGAAACTCAACGCCAAGGAATTCGACGCCACCATTCTCGGCTGGGCCGCAAACTGGCGCAGCGACCCTTACCAGATCTGGCATGGCAGCCAGGCCGATGTAGAGAAAAGTTCCAACAACATCGGCTATCGTAACCCCAAGGTGGACAAGCTGATTGAAGAGCTGCAGGTGACGGTCAATGAAAAGAAACAGATCGAACTTTATCAACAGATCCACCAGCTGATTTACGAGGATCAACCGTACACCTTCCTGTACTCGGACGACGGCCTGGCCGCCTATGACGGTCGCCTGGAAGACGTCCGCACTTACGAAGGCTTGCGGCCGTTTATCGACATGTCCGAGTGGCGCAGCAGCCAACCTCGACTTAGCACGGGCGAGTAA